In a genomic window of Candidatus Binatia bacterium:
- a CDS encoding multidrug efflux RND transporter permease subunit, with the protein MAAFFVRRPIVAMVISIIMVIVGAVAMVQLPVAQFPDIAPPEVQLSATYTGADALTMESAVAAPIEQQMSGVDGSIYMYSINANNGTTTLRVDFEVGTDINTDQILAQMRYGQAQSQLPMQVQQYGVTIKQSTTAPLALFSLYSPNGTYDALFLSNYAYININDPMTRVEGVGQVQIFGAGQYAMRLWVKPDTLAKLGITVTEIINAIQQQNTVNPAGSVGAEPVPPGQEFTYSVRAQGRLETPHDFENVIVRANEDGSMIRVRDVARVELGAQSYNTKGRLNGKPAAIVAIYQLAGSNAIDTMRRATALMEELKQRFPADLDYVVSLDTTLAVTEGIEEIVHTLFEALVLVILVVFVFLQGFRATLIPLLAVPVSLVGTFAIFPLLGFSINTLSLFGLVLAIGLVVDDAIVVVEAVEHNIEQGLSPREATLKAMREVSAPVVAIALILVAVFVPTAFIPGITGRLYQQFAVTIAVSVVFSAFNALTLSPALSALLLRPKRETRGPLGVFFRWFNRVFTRVTDGYVAWCHHLIRHPSLGLGLLAVLTVIALYLGSRIPTGFVPEEDQGYFYLNVQLPEAASLQRTDEVTREIEAILAETPGVQTYNTVVGFSLLSSTPITYTGFFFVTLEPWAKRDEHGLTANVIMQRLNARLRELPEAIAFAFPPPAIPGVGTSGGVTFMLEDRSGGTIEFLAENTKKFIAAASKRPEFAMVSTTFVPAVPQIFADVNREKALKQGVALSDVYQTLQAYLGGVFVNYFNRFGRVWQVYVQAEGAYRTNTQDMGRFYVRNSAGEMVPLDAIVETRDYYGPEFTIRFNEHRAAQINASLRPGVSSAQGMKALEEVFAETMPREMGYEYMGMSFQEKVAAEGVSPTVIFGFSLLMVFLILAAQYESWSLPFSVLLGIPIAVFGAFLGLFVREMVNNVYAQIGLVMLIGLTAKNAILIVEFAKAEYESGKPLVEAALTGARLRLRPILMTAFAFILGVVPLVRAQGAGAVSRQIMGTVVMSGMLAASVIAIFIVPLSFYVVEKLAGGGGEHAETAPPAEPALATKRSGAAE; encoded by the coding sequence ATGGCGGCCTTCTTCGTCCGCCGCCCGATCGTCGCCATGGTGATCTCGATCATCATGGTGATCGTCGGCGCGGTCGCCATGGTGCAGCTGCCGGTCGCGCAGTTCCCGGACATCGCTCCGCCCGAGGTGCAGCTGTCGGCGACGTACACCGGCGCCGACGCGCTGACCATGGAGAGCGCGGTCGCAGCACCGATCGAGCAGCAGATGAGCGGCGTCGACGGCTCGATCTACATGTACTCGATCAACGCCAACAACGGCACCACCACGCTGCGCGTCGACTTCGAGGTCGGGACCGACATCAACACCGACCAGATCCTCGCGCAGATGCGCTACGGGCAGGCGCAGTCGCAGCTCCCGATGCAGGTGCAGCAGTACGGCGTCACGATCAAGCAGTCGACGACCGCGCCGCTCGCGCTGTTCTCGCTGTACTCTCCGAACGGAACGTACGACGCGCTGTTCCTGTCGAACTACGCGTACATCAACATCAACGACCCGATGACGCGCGTCGAGGGCGTCGGCCAGGTGCAGATCTTCGGCGCCGGCCAGTACGCGATGCGGCTCTGGGTCAAGCCCGACACGCTCGCCAAGCTCGGCATCACCGTCACCGAGATCATCAACGCGATCCAGCAGCAGAACACGGTGAACCCGGCGGGCTCGGTGGGCGCGGAGCCCGTGCCGCCGGGACAGGAGTTCACCTACTCGGTGCGCGCACAGGGCCGCCTCGAGACGCCGCACGACTTCGAGAACGTGATCGTGCGCGCGAACGAGGACGGCTCGATGATCCGCGTGCGCGACGTCGCGCGCGTCGAGCTCGGCGCGCAGAGCTACAACACCAAGGGCCGCCTCAACGGCAAGCCCGCCGCGATCGTCGCGATCTACCAGCTCGCCGGCTCGAACGCGATCGACACCATGCGGCGCGCGACCGCGCTGATGGAGGAGCTCAAGCAGCGCTTCCCGGCGGACCTCGACTACGTCGTCTCGCTCGACACGACGCTCGCCGTCACCGAGGGCATCGAGGAGATCGTCCACACGCTGTTCGAGGCGCTGGTCCTCGTCATCCTCGTGGTGTTCGTCTTCCTGCAGGGCTTCCGGGCGACGCTGATCCCGCTGCTCGCGGTGCCGGTGTCGCTGGTCGGCACGTTCGCGATCTTCCCGCTGCTCGGCTTCTCGATCAACACGCTGTCGCTCTTCGGGCTCGTGCTCGCGATCGGTCTCGTGGTCGACGACGCGATCGTCGTCGTCGAGGCCGTCGAGCACAACATCGAGCAGGGGCTCTCGCCGCGCGAGGCGACGCTCAAGGCGATGCGCGAGGTGTCGGCGCCGGTCGTCGCGATCGCGCTGATCCTGGTCGCGGTGTTCGTCCCGACGGCGTTCATCCCGGGCATCACCGGCCGCCTCTACCAGCAGTTCGCGGTGACGATCGCGGTGTCGGTCGTGTTCTCCGCCTTCAACGCGCTGACGCTGAGCCCGGCGCTGTCGGCGCTGCTGCTGCGGCCGAAGCGCGAGACGCGCGGCCCGCTCGGCGTCTTCTTCCGCTGGTTCAACCGCGTCTTCACGCGCGTCACCGACGGCTACGTCGCGTGGTGCCACCACCTCATCAGGCACCCGTCGCTCGGCCTCGGGCTGCTCGCGGTGCTCACGGTGATCGCGCTCTACCTCGGCTCGCGCATCCCGACGGGCTTCGTGCCCGAAGAGGACCAGGGCTACTTCTACCTCAACGTCCAGCTCCCCGAGGCCGCGTCGCTGCAGCGCACCGACGAGGTCACGCGGGAGATCGAGGCGATCCTCGCCGAGACGCCGGGCGTGCAGACCTACAACACGGTGGTCGGCTTCAGCCTGCTGAGCAGCACGCCGATCACGTACACCGGCTTCTTCTTCGTCACGCTCGAGCCGTGGGCGAAGCGCGACGAGCACGGGCTCACGGCGAACGTCATCATGCAGCGTCTGAACGCGCGCCTGCGCGAGCTGCCCGAAGCGATCGCCTTCGCGTTCCCGCCGCCGGCGATCCCCGGCGTCGGCACGTCGGGCGGGGTGACCTTCATGCTCGAGGACCGCTCCGGCGGCACGATCGAATTCCTCGCCGAGAACACCAAGAAGTTCATCGCCGCGGCGAGCAAGCGGCCGGAGTTCGCGATGGTGTCGACCACCTTCGTGCCGGCGGTGCCGCAGATCTTCGCCGACGTGAACCGCGAGAAGGCGCTCAAGCAGGGCGTGGCGCTGAGCGACGTCTACCAGACGTTGCAGGCCTACCTCGGCGGCGTCTTCGTCAATTACTTCAATCGCTTCGGACGCGTCTGGCAGGTGTACGTGCAGGCCGAGGGCGCCTACCGCACCAACACCCAGGACATGGGCCGGTTCTACGTCCGCAACAGCGCGGGCGAGATGGTGCCCCTCGACGCCATCGTCGAGACGAGAGACTACTACGGGCCCGAGTTCACCATCCGCTTCAACGAGCACCGCGCCGCGCAGATCAACGCCTCGCTGCGGCCGGGCGTCAGCTCGGCCCAGGGCATGAAGGCGCTCGAAGAGGTGTTCGCCGAGACCATGCCGCGCGAGATGGGCTACGAGTACATGGGCATGTCCTTCCAGGAGAAGGTCGCGGCCGAAGGCGTGTCGCCGACGGTGATCTTCGGCTTCTCCCTGCTGATGGTGTTCCTGATTCTGGCCGCGCAGTACGAGAGCTGGTCCCTGCCCTTCAGCGTGCTGCTCGGCATCCCGATCGCGGTGTTCGGCGCGTTCCTGGGCCTCTTCGTGCGCGAGATGGTGAACAACGTCTACGCGCAGATCGGCCTCGTCATGCTGATCGGCCTCACCGCGAAGAACGCGATCCTGATCGTCGAGTTCGCGAAGGCCGAGTACGAGAGCGGCAAGCCGCTGGTCGAGGCCGCGCTGACCGGCGCGCGGCTGCGCCTGCGTCCGATCCTGATGACCGCGTTCGCGTTCATCCTCGGCGTCGTGCCGCTGGTGCGCGCGCAGGGCGCCGGCGCGGTGTCGCGCCAGATCATGGGCACGGTGGTGATGAGCGGCATGCTCGCCGCTTCGGTGATCGCGATCTTCATCGTGCCGCTGTCGTTCTACGTCGTCGAGAAGCTCGCCGGCGGCGGTGGCGAGCACGCCGAGACCGCGCCGCCCGCCGAGCCGGCGCTCGCGACGAAGCGCTCGGGGGCGGCGGAGTGA
- a CDS encoding efflux transporter outer membrane subunit: protein MSARRLRPRRASRLRATLACAALALLATTLVGCPVGPNYVRPDAQPPTEFYGQLTPPEAESLADLPWWEVFSDPVLQRLVTEAVQNNYDLRTAIARVEQAEALVGVARAPLFPQIGYQGQASRQRQLVIPGVPSRTFNAFLGAFDLAWEIDVWGRIRRATEAAQAELLATEEFRRGVLLTLVASVAQAYFELLELDRELEIARQTTESFRETLELFTRRYQGGVGSKLQTERAAAALYETEASIPTLEAQIVAKENQINVLLGRNPGPIPRGASLTEQVTPPTTPPGLPADLLERRPDVRQAEAVIQSANAQVGVAVANFFPRIGLTSLYGGQSTELEDVVKGSANIWNIVGSISGPIFTGGQLLEQYYAQVAQWEQAKLQWEQTLLTAFAEVSSTLVLQQKLAEIREAQAKAVRAYEESVRLSLLRYNQGLANYYEVLEAQQLLFPAQLDLARTQRDQLLAVVDLYRALGGGWQLPDDAWIGPVQDVSAAQP from the coding sequence GTGAGCGCGCGACGGCTTCGCCCCCGGCGCGCGAGCCGCCTGCGCGCGACGCTGGCCTGCGCCGCGCTCGCCCTGCTCGCCACGACGCTCGTCGGTTGTCCGGTGGGACCGAACTACGTGCGTCCCGACGCGCAGCCGCCGACCGAGTTCTACGGCCAGCTCACGCCGCCCGAGGCCGAGTCGCTCGCCGACCTGCCGTGGTGGGAGGTGTTCTCCGATCCCGTGCTGCAGCGGCTCGTCACCGAGGCGGTGCAGAACAACTACGACCTCCGCACGGCGATCGCGCGCGTCGAGCAAGCCGAGGCGCTGGTCGGCGTCGCGCGCGCGCCGCTCTTCCCGCAGATCGGCTACCAGGGTCAGGCGTCGCGCCAGCGGCAGCTCGTCATTCCCGGCGTGCCGAGCCGGACGTTCAACGCCTTCCTCGGCGCCTTCGACCTCGCGTGGGAGATCGACGTCTGGGGTCGCATCCGCCGCGCGACCGAGGCCGCGCAGGCCGAGCTGCTCGCGACCGAGGAGTTCCGGCGCGGCGTGCTCTTGACGCTGGTCGCGAGCGTCGCGCAGGCGTACTTCGAGCTGCTCGAGCTCGACCGCGAGCTCGAGATCGCGCGTCAGACGACCGAGTCGTTCCGCGAGACCCTCGAGCTCTTCACGCGACGCTACCAGGGCGGCGTCGGCTCGAAGCTGCAGACCGAGCGCGCCGCCGCGGCGCTCTACGAGACCGAGGCCAGCATCCCGACGCTCGAAGCGCAGATCGTCGCCAAGGAGAACCAGATCAACGTCCTGCTCGGGCGCAACCCGGGCCCGATCCCGCGCGGCGCCTCGCTCACCGAGCAGGTGACGCCGCCCACGACGCCACCGGGCCTGCCGGCCGACCTGCTCGAGCGGCGTCCGGACGTGCGTCAAGCCGAGGCCGTCATCCAGAGCGCCAATGCGCAGGTCGGCGTCGCGGTCGCGAACTTCTTCCCGCGCATCGGGCTCACGAGCCTCTACGGCGGGCAGAGCACCGAGCTCGAGGACGTGGTCAAGGGCTCGGCCAACATCTGGAACATCGTCGGCTCGATCTCGGGGCCGATCTTCACCGGCGGCCAGCTCCTCGAGCAGTACTACGCGCAGGTCGCGCAGTGGGAGCAGGCGAAGCTGCAGTGGGAGCAGACGCTGCTCACGGCGTTCGCCGAGGTGTCGAGCACGCTCGTCCTGCAGCAGAAGCTCGCGGAGATCCGCGAGGCGCAAGCGAAGGCCGTGCGCGCCTACGAGGAGTCCGTCCGCCTGTCGCTGCTGCGCTACAACCAGGGGCTCGCGAACTACTACGAGGTGCTCGAGGCGCAGCAGCTCCTGTTCCCGGCGCAGCTCGACCTCGCGCGCACGCAGCGTGACCAGCTCCTCGCGGTCGTCGACCTCTACCGCGCGCTCGGTGGCGGCTGGCAGCTGCCCGACGACGCGTGGATCGGCCCCGTGCAGGACGTGAGCGCCGCGCAGCCTTGA
- a CDS encoding Rap1a/Tai family immunity protein encodes MRRLWAICAATTLLSASAALAVTTEDFLIANTQDVIDVCTTPESDPLHGPAMGFCHGYLVGAYQYHVALHGGPKAKPVVCLPQPTPTRAQAIDGFITWAKAHPEYANERPVEALVKYLVETYPCPQATPAAN; translated from the coding sequence ATGCGTAGGCTCTGGGCGATCTGCGCGGCGACGACGCTGCTCTCGGCGAGCGCAGCCCTCGCGGTCACCACCGAGGATTTCCTCATCGCCAATACGCAGGACGTGATCGACGTCTGCACGACACCGGAGAGCGATCCGCTGCACGGCCCGGCGATGGGCTTCTGCCACGGCTACCTGGTCGGCGCCTACCAGTACCACGTGGCACTGCACGGCGGTCCGAAGGCGAAGCCGGTCGTCTGCCTGCCCCAGCCGACGCCGACGCGCGCGCAGGCGATCGACGGCTTCATCACCTGGGCGAAGGCGCATCCGGAGTACGCGAACGAGAGACCCGTCGAGGCCCTCGTCAAGTATCTCGTCGAGACCTACCCGTGCCCGCAGGCGACGCCGGCAGCGAACTGA
- a CDS encoding glycine zipper family protein: MKRLVGILGMVVLLATAGCSNMSTTQQRTLSGGAIGAASGAVIGAIAGNAGLGAAAGAGAGLLGGYLYDAYEKSQEAQYQKGYAAGYQKGAAR, from the coding sequence ATGAAGAGGCTCGTTGGAATTCTCGGGATGGTGGTGCTCCTGGCGACGGCCGGATGCTCGAACATGAGCACGACGCAGCAGCGCACGCTGAGCGGCGGCGCGATCGGCGCCGCGAGCGGCGCGGTGATCGGCGCGATCGCCGGCAACGCGGGCCTCGGCGCCGCGGCCGGCGCCGGCGCGGGTCTGCTCGGCGGCTACCTCTACGACGCGTACGAGAAGTCGCAGGAAGCGCAGTACCAGAAGGGTTACGCGGCCGGTTACCAGAAGGGCGCCGCGCGCTAG
- a CDS encoding ABC transporter substrate-binding protein, with translation MGIFHRAPSRLLATLVLLSVVAGCSTPPPRPTAPQAPTAPELRVGVTLDTPPFAMQQGTQMVGIEVDFAMKIAAAMRRPLRVVALEWNELIPALANGQIDIIMSGMTITRLRSLRVAFSQPYMDSGMSVLLRASLAESYPTPQSVLASSLRIGVTRGTTGETYIRENYRTGQVFAYVSNRDAIADLVAGRVDAFVSDAPVVAWFAAENEGDVVPRLRPFLTREQIGWGFRPQDEALRAQVDDLLAGWKADGTVTNVIQRWLPMWQAR, from the coding sequence ATGGGGATCTTTCATCGCGCGCCGTCGCGGCTTCTCGCGACGCTCGTGCTGCTGTCCGTCGTCGCGGGATGCTCCACCCCGCCGCCACGGCCCACCGCGCCGCAGGCGCCGACCGCGCCCGAGCTGCGCGTCGGCGTGACGCTCGACACGCCGCCGTTCGCCATGCAGCAGGGCACGCAGATGGTCGGCATCGAAGTCGACTTCGCGATGAAGATCGCGGCCGCGATGCGCCGCCCGCTGCGGGTCGTCGCGCTCGAGTGGAACGAGCTGATCCCCGCGCTCGCGAACGGCCAGATCGACATCATCATGTCCGGCATGACGATCACGCGGCTGCGCTCGCTGCGCGTCGCGTTCAGCCAGCCGTACATGGACTCCGGGATGTCCGTGCTGCTGCGCGCGAGCCTCGCCGAGAGCTACCCGACGCCGCAGTCCGTGCTCGCGAGCTCGCTGCGCATCGGCGTCACGCGCGGCACGACCGGCGAGACCTACATCCGCGAGAACTACCGCACCGGCCAGGTCTTCGCGTACGTGAGCAACCGCGACGCGATCGCCGACCTGGTCGCAGGCCGCGTCGACGCGTTCGTCAGCGACGCGCCGGTGGTCGCGTGGTTCGCGGCCGAGAACGAAGGCGACGTGGTGCCGCGCCTGCGTCCGTTCCTCACCCGGGAGCAGATCGGCTGGGGCTTCCGACCGCAGGACGAGGCGCTGCGCGCGCAGGTCGACGATCTGCTCGCGGGCTGGAAGGCCGACGGCACGGTGACGAACGTCATCCAGCGCTGGCTGCCGATGTGGCAGGCGCGCTGA
- a CDS encoding class I SAM-dependent methyltransferase yields MAFAELKARQSVMWGAGPYEPIVELTRGVHDVLLARLEPRPGERWLDVATGTGAVALRAAMAGADVTGIDLSPALIEKAKSKAVWQGVMARFEVGDAEALSAPSASFDVVCSAIGTQFAPDHGAVARELARVCRKGGRLGLACWTPDSVVARMFAVMRPFAPAPPPGAGNTFDWGRGDYVEKLLGESFALDFEERVLTVVAESGEAMWELFVEAYGPTRTLAASLDPERREELHRAWVDLFEADRSAGAIRQAWRWLLVHGVRR; encoded by the coding sequence ATGGCGTTCGCAGAGTTGAAGGCTCGTCAGAGCGTGATGTGGGGCGCGGGTCCCTACGAGCCGATCGTCGAGCTGACGCGCGGCGTGCACGACGTGCTGCTCGCGCGGCTCGAGCCGCGTCCGGGCGAGCGCTGGCTCGACGTCGCGACCGGGACGGGCGCGGTCGCGCTGCGCGCCGCGATGGCCGGCGCCGACGTGACCGGCATCGACCTGTCGCCGGCGCTGATCGAGAAGGCGAAGAGCAAGGCCGTGTGGCAAGGCGTCATGGCGCGCTTCGAGGTCGGCGACGCGGAAGCGCTGTCGGCGCCGTCGGCGAGCTTCGACGTCGTCTGCTCGGCGATCGGCACGCAGTTCGCGCCGGATCACGGCGCGGTCGCGCGCGAGCTCGCGCGCGTGTGCCGCAAGGGCGGACGGCTCGGCCTCGCGTGCTGGACGCCCGACAGCGTCGTCGCGCGCATGTTCGCGGTGATGCGCCCGTTCGCGCCGGCGCCGCCGCCGGGCGCCGGCAACACCTTCGACTGGGGACGCGGCGACTACGTCGAAAAGCTGCTCGGCGAGAGCTTCGCGCTCGACTTCGAGGAGCGCGTGCTGACGGTGGTCGCGGAGTCCGGCGAGGCGATGTGGGAGCTCTTCGTCGAGGCCTACGGTCCGACGCGCACGCTCGCGGCGTCGCTCGACCCGGAGCGTCGCGAGGAGCTGCACCGCGCCTGGGTGGACTTGTTCGAGGCCGATCGCTCGGCGGGCGCGATCCGCCAGGCGTGGCGCTGGCTGCTGGTGCACGGCGTCCGGCGCTAG
- a CDS encoding alpha/beta fold hydrolase — protein MFAGKTLIPGPHGQLEAIYRPTRDDAERVALVLHPHPLYGGTMHNPVVFHCARALHEAGFETLRFNFPGVGESTGAHGYGVGEVDDTRAALDFLLERQPAAREVVVAGFSFGAAVGTRFGCADPRVHRLIAIAMPVTHYDVGYLASCAKPKLFVHGDRDDVAPLAALESFLTQQSVPAAELHVVQGTGHFFEDRLDELRNAVKRFVGS, from the coding sequence ATGTTCGCAGGCAAGACCCTGATCCCGGGACCACACGGCCAGCTCGAGGCGATCTACCGCCCAACGCGCGACGACGCCGAGCGCGTGGCGCTCGTCCTCCACCCGCACCCGCTCTACGGCGGCACGATGCACAACCCGGTCGTGTTCCACTGCGCGCGGGCGCTCCACGAGGCGGGTTTCGAGACGCTGCGCTTCAACTTTCCGGGCGTCGGCGAGAGCACGGGCGCGCACGGCTACGGCGTCGGCGAGGTCGACGACACGCGCGCCGCGCTCGACTTCCTGCTCGAGCGCCAGCCTGCGGCGCGCGAGGTGGTGGTCGCCGGCTTCTCGTTCGGCGCCGCCGTCGGGACGCGCTTCGGCTGCGCCGACCCGCGCGTGCACCGCCTGATCGCGATCGCGATGCCGGTCACGCACTACGACGTCGGCTACCTCGCCTCGTGCGCGAAGCCGAAGCTCTTCGTGCACGGCGACCGCGACGACGTGGCGCCGCTCGCGGCGCTCGAGAGCTTTCTCACGCAGCAGAGCGTGCCCGCGGCCGAGCTGCACGTCGTGCAGGGCACCGGCCACTTCTTCGAGGACCGGCTCGACGAGCTCCGCAACGCCGTCAAGCGCTTCGTCGGGAGCTGA
- a CDS encoding alpha/beta hydrolase yields MTIPVAFLVVSLIGAWFTFNAYNPMLKHRRRSVISFFAGWLTVELALHHIAWQVLATCVFIHLGALAEWPGRLGLAISIASWAALALLYRRATQAEEVVEQALRRGLGENYRERILPEFAEQLSNGIDWREILLPFPMRDPRVERLRNIPYAENGKRPLLLDLYRPRQAPPGPGGEAQPEPRRLRPILLQIHGGAWILGSKNEQGIPLMLRMASHGWLCASIDYRLSPRATFPDHIVDVKRAIRWLKEHALEYGADPNFIVVTGGSAGGHLASLAALTPNAPEFQPGFEDVDTTVQGCVSFYGVYDFTNRNGVYAHDGLSGLLSRWVMKKRLSEARELYEQASPLYRIGPQAPPFFLVHGDCDSLVPVGEARHFYAALREASHNHVVYAEIPGAQHAFELFPSLRSALAIDGVERFLFVVYSEHLRATETDRTQSDASEPRKAAAS; encoded by the coding sequence GTGACGATCCCTGTCGCGTTTCTCGTCGTCAGCCTGATCGGCGCCTGGTTCACGTTCAACGCGTACAACCCGATGCTCAAGCATCGGCGGCGCTCGGTGATCAGCTTCTTCGCGGGCTGGCTGACGGTCGAGCTCGCGCTGCACCACATCGCCTGGCAGGTCCTGGCGACCTGCGTGTTCATCCATCTCGGCGCGCTCGCCGAGTGGCCCGGACGGCTCGGGCTCGCGATCTCGATTGCGTCGTGGGCCGCGCTCGCGCTGCTCTACCGCCGCGCGACGCAGGCCGAGGAGGTGGTCGAGCAGGCGCTGCGCCGCGGCCTCGGCGAGAACTACCGCGAGCGCATCCTGCCGGAGTTCGCGGAGCAGCTCTCGAACGGCATCGACTGGCGCGAGATCCTGCTGCCGTTCCCGATGCGCGACCCGCGCGTCGAGCGCCTGCGCAACATCCCGTACGCGGAGAACGGCAAGCGGCCGCTGCTGCTCGACCTCTACCGTCCGCGCCAGGCGCCGCCGGGCCCGGGAGGCGAAGCGCAGCCCGAGCCGCGCCGGCTGCGGCCGATCCTGCTGCAGATCCACGGCGGAGCCTGGATCCTCGGCAGCAAGAACGAGCAGGGCATCCCGCTGATGCTGCGCATGGCGTCGCACGGCTGGCTGTGCGCGAGCATCGACTACCGCCTGAGCCCGCGCGCGACGTTCCCGGACCACATCGTCGACGTCAAGCGCGCAATCCGCTGGCTCAAGGAGCACGCGCTCGAGTACGGCGCCGACCCGAACTTCATCGTGGTGACCGGCGGCTCGGCCGGCGGGCACCTGGCGTCGCTCGCCGCGCTCACCCCGAACGCGCCCGAGTTCCAGCCCGGCTTCGAGGACGTCGACACCACGGTGCAGGGCTGCGTGTCGTTCTACGGCGTCTACGACTTCACCAACCGCAACGGCGTCTACGCGCACGACGGGCTCTCGGGCCTGCTCTCGCGCTGGGTGATGAAGAAGCGCCTCAGCGAGGCGCGCGAGCTCTACGAGCAGGCGTCGCCGCTCTACCGCATCGGGCCACAGGCGCCGCCGTTCTTCCTCGTGCACGGCGACTGCGACTCGCTGGTGCCGGTCGGCGAGGCGCGGCACTTCTACGCGGCGCTGCGCGAGGCGTCGCACAACCACGTGGTGTACGCCGAGATCCCCGGCGCGCAGCACGCGTTCGAGCTCTTCCCCTCGCTGCGCAGCGCGCTCGCGATCGACGGCGTCGAGCGCTTCCTGTTCGTCGTCTACAGCGAGCACCTGCGCGCGACCGAGACGGACCGCACGCAAAGCGACGCGAGCGAGCCGCGCAAGGCCGCCGCGTCCTGA
- a CDS encoding PaaI family thioesterase, translating into MRRPIRFDEDRSGTCFGCGSANPSGLHLEFYETEDGVEVEYTAPEVLAGAPGVVHGGIQATLLDEAMCMTAFAKEGTGVVTGELTVRYLRTVPTGKPLVIRGRITERRDRSFFISGSIALAETQEELTRAQGRFFVASRAVEEEAAS; encoded by the coding sequence ATGCGACGCCCGATCCGTTTCGACGAGGACCGCAGCGGCACCTGCTTCGGCTGCGGGTCCGCCAATCCGTCCGGCCTGCACCTCGAGTTCTACGAGACCGAGGACGGCGTCGAGGTCGAATACACCGCGCCCGAGGTGCTCGCGGGCGCGCCGGGCGTCGTGCACGGCGGCATCCAGGCGACGCTGCTCGACGAGGCGATGTGCATGACGGCGTTCGCCAAGGAGGGGACGGGTGTGGTGACCGGCGAGCTGACGGTGCGCTACCTGCGTACCGTTCCGACCGGCAAGCCACTCGTCATCCGCGGGCGCATCACCGAGCGGCGCGACCGCAGCTTCTTCATCAGCGGCAGCATCGCGCTCGCGGAGACGCAGGAGGAGCTGACGCGCGCCCAGGGACGCTTCTTCGTCGCCTCGCGCGCCGTCGAGGAGGAGGCCGCGTCGTGA
- a CDS encoding class I SAM-dependent methyltransferase, translated as MTTPRRPGAEEAAEGAPRPVELVLARDDEPVDFRRQAKTYARYRRDYSDALYEAIFAQTGDGAGRRALDLGCGPGAVATRLAARGFRVVGADFSAPMLAEASRLLGGRVPLVRARAEALPLAAGSVVLVTCGTAFHWFSPRPALEEMTRVLRPGGRVALFWRYPARDAETPRLIREVLGRFGPRLPEEVYVTHPPEPFAGSALEPDPPRVLPCVLRYTPEEFHGYVATTELLRRLAGPHHAAFLAALREELEKRCPDGVEEPCEEYLFLARRP; from the coding sequence ATGACCACGCCGCGTCGACCGGGTGCCGAAGAGGCCGCGGAGGGGGCGCCGCGTCCCGTCGAGCTCGTGCTCGCGCGCGACGACGAGCCGGTCGACTTCCGTCGTCAAGCAAAGACGTACGCCCGCTACCGGCGCGACTACTCGGACGCCCTCTACGAGGCGATCTTCGCGCAGACCGGCGACGGCGCCGGGCGGCGCGCACTCGACCTCGGCTGCGGACCGGGCGCGGTCGCGACGCGGCTCGCGGCGCGCGGCTTCCGCGTCGTCGGCGCGGACTTCTCGGCGCCGATGCTCGCCGAGGCGTCGCGCTTGCTCGGGGGACGCGTGCCGCTCGTGCGGGCGCGCGCCGAGGCGCTGCCGCTCGCGGCCGGGAGCGTCGTGCTCGTCACCTGCGGCACTGCGTTCCACTGGTTCTCGCCGCGTCCGGCGCTCGAGGAGATGACGCGCGTGCTTCGACCCGGCGGACGCGTGGCGCTGTTCTGGCGCTACCCGGCGCGCGACGCCGAGACGCCGCGGCTGATCCGCGAGGTGCTCGGGCGCTTCGGGCCGCGCCTGCCCGAGGAGGTCTACGTCACGCATCCGCCCGAGCCGTTCGCCGGCAGCGCGCTCGAGCCGGATCCGCCGCGCGTCCTGCCGTGCGTCCTGCGCTACACGCCGGAGGAGTTCCACGGCTACGTGGCGACGACGGAGCTCCTGCGCCGCCTGGCGGGACCGCACCACGCGGCGTTTCTCGCCGCGCTGCGCGAGGAGCTCGAAAAGCGCTGCCCGGACGGCGTCGAGGAGCCGTGCGAGGAGTACCTGTTCCTCGCACGTCGGCCGTAG